Proteins found in one Paludisphaera rhizosphaerae genomic segment:
- a CDS encoding DUF3987 domain-containing protein gives MSTAEKLAATEWAAGVPPDQQGPAVLAMMRGEGDPTSADSWGPLRLADRPAAEPFPLEVLPPAACRLAVEGAKSIGCPVDFVAGAVLGVAGGAIGRSASLLVKPGHFASASLFVAIIGPPTSGKSPALDLAAGPIHAIDADLARAYEADDLRWKAECKAMGPKAKESELPPRPRPRRIDVDNFKLEKLPILLRDNPRGLLGIKDELSSLMGSFGEHKGGRGTDKEGLLTAWSGKKIIKDRVGDDNGVPVRSPHPCLSIVGGTTPGNLPKFVDPNSPDDGFIERFLFVYPEPMGIPEVEDEDGVSDAAADDWRALVGRLWARPMNGEVSFVARMTPEAKAARKRLRRGHAREMNDPGFNPSLASTWGKLSAYADRLALVLGLMDHAGDPTADPFDVPDVAERHVLDAWRLAAYFKSHARRAHGDVSLDLPGAEGKAVDAIVRWVKSKGIRTFSERDVKQARDWIKQDALDAALLHLAKMNAIRPAKAPSDGSKGGRPKGPVFDVNPVLLPAPTP, from the coding sequence ATGAGCACGGCCGAAAAACTCGCCGCCACGGAATGGGCGGCCGGCGTGCCCCCGGATCAACAAGGGCCGGCGGTCCTGGCGATGATGCGGGGCGAGGGCGACCCGACGTCGGCCGACTCGTGGGGGCCGCTGCGGCTGGCCGATCGGCCGGCCGCGGAGCCGTTCCCTCTGGAGGTTTTGCCGCCCGCCGCCTGTCGCCTCGCGGTGGAAGGCGCGAAGTCGATCGGCTGCCCGGTCGACTTCGTCGCGGGGGCGGTCCTGGGCGTGGCCGGCGGCGCGATCGGCCGTTCCGCCTCGCTCCTCGTCAAGCCCGGCCACTTCGCCTCGGCGTCCCTGTTCGTCGCGATCATCGGGCCGCCCACGTCGGGCAAGTCCCCGGCGCTGGACCTGGCCGCGGGCCCGATCCACGCCATCGACGCCGACCTCGCCCGCGCCTACGAGGCCGACGACCTCCGGTGGAAGGCGGAGTGCAAGGCGATGGGGCCCAAGGCGAAGGAGTCGGAGCTGCCGCCCCGCCCCCGGCCGCGGCGGATCGACGTCGACAACTTCAAGCTCGAGAAGCTGCCGATCCTGCTGCGAGACAACCCCCGCGGCCTGCTCGGGATCAAGGACGAGTTGTCGTCCCTCATGGGCTCGTTCGGCGAGCACAAGGGCGGGCGCGGGACGGACAAGGAGGGCCTCCTCACGGCCTGGTCGGGCAAGAAGATCATCAAGGACCGCGTGGGCGACGACAACGGCGTGCCCGTCCGCTCGCCCCATCCCTGCCTGTCGATCGTCGGGGGGACGACCCCCGGCAACCTGCCCAAGTTCGTCGACCCCAACTCGCCGGACGACGGGTTCATCGAGCGGTTCCTCTTCGTCTACCCCGAGCCGATGGGGATCCCCGAGGTCGAGGACGAGGACGGCGTCTCCGACGCCGCGGCCGACGACTGGAGGGCCCTCGTCGGCCGCCTCTGGGCCCGCCCGATGAACGGCGAAGTCTCGTTCGTCGCCCGCATGACGCCGGAGGCGAAGGCCGCGCGTAAGCGGCTGCGGCGGGGCCACGCCCGCGAGATGAACGACCCCGGCTTCAACCCGTCCCTCGCATCCACGTGGGGGAAGCTGTCCGCCTACGCGGACCGCCTGGCCCTGGTCCTCGGCCTCATGGATCACGCCGGCGATCCCACGGCCGACCCCTTCGACGTCCCCGACGTCGCGGAGCGTCACGTCCTCGACGCGTGGCGGCTCGCGGCCTACTTCAAGAGCCACGCGCGGCGGGCGCACGGCGACGTGTCCCTGGACCTGCCGGGGGCCGAAGGCAAGGCCGTCGACGCGATCGTCCGCTGGGTGAAGTCCAAGGGGATCCGCACGTTCAGCGAACGCGACGTCAAGCAGGCCCGGGACTGGATCAAGCAGGACGCCCTCGACGCCGCGTTGCTCCACCTCGCCAAGATGAACGCGATCCGCCCCGCGAAGGCACCGTCGGACGGCTCCAAGGGAGGCCGCCCCAAGGGCCCCGTCTTCGACGTGAACCCCGTCCTGCTGCCCGCCCCGACGCCGTGA
- a CDS encoding tyrosine-type recombinase/integrase has translation MASFRKKGRNWYFTYTNAAGKRSEVKGCPDKRVTEQMAAAAEAEASKVRAGLVDPRDLALREHGRRPLGEHIEAWGKSLVDSGGTDRHVSMSLSRVRRLSAIVMGAGAAETEYPRRATAADRESRDLAVSERLEAGRLSDLTAERVRSALGALKSRGMSLQSLNHHRAAVRSFDIWCLDTRRTREASLRSVKGFNAEEDRRHDRRTLGVEELRRLIEAARLGPVALGVAGLARSLAYRLAVATGLRYSEIRSIRPASFDWSSTPATVDVTAAYAKNGRSATQTLPHDLASDLRPFVEQGPQGEPVFPLPADRGAEMLRVDLEAAGIPYVDEAGRYFDFHSLRCQTATMLDAAGVTPRVAQRIMRHSTPGLTDRYTRPRAEDVERAALSMPSLRPGKGGDGEPINDPLSAYLPCAGDAAGLTPSHADKRTISDEQPSMKLGPSKTRASDAPCPTGSASVASDRAGTRTQDQRINLPHRLSPTAALPKGGAG, from the coding sequence ATGGCCAGTTTTCGAAAGAAGGGCAGGAACTGGTACTTCACGTACACGAACGCCGCCGGGAAGCGTTCCGAGGTCAAGGGCTGTCCAGACAAGCGAGTCACGGAGCAGATGGCCGCAGCCGCTGAGGCGGAGGCCTCCAAGGTCAGAGCGGGCCTCGTCGACCCCCGAGACCTGGCTTTGAGGGAGCACGGCCGAAGGCCTCTGGGAGAGCACATCGAGGCGTGGGGGAAGTCGCTCGTCGACTCCGGCGGGACCGACCGCCACGTCTCGATGTCCCTGTCTCGCGTCCGGCGGCTTTCCGCCATCGTCATGGGGGCCGGCGCCGCCGAGACGGAGTATCCACGGCGAGCGACCGCCGCCGACCGAGAATCCAGGGACCTGGCTGTATCCGAGCGGTTGGAGGCCGGGCGGCTCTCGGATCTGACCGCCGAGCGCGTGCGGTCGGCCCTGGGGGCTCTCAAGTCCCGCGGGATGTCCCTCCAAAGCCTCAATCATCATAGGGCCGCCGTCCGATCGTTCGACATCTGGTGCCTCGACACGCGACGGACGCGGGAGGCTTCCCTTCGTTCGGTCAAGGGCTTCAACGCCGAGGAGGACCGTCGCCACGATCGGCGGACCCTCGGGGTCGAGGAGCTGCGTCGGCTCATCGAGGCCGCCAGGCTCGGTCCCGTCGCGTTGGGCGTGGCCGGCTTGGCCCGCTCGTTGGCCTACCGGCTCGCGGTCGCCACGGGCCTCCGCTACTCGGAAATCCGGAGCATCCGGCCGGCGTCCTTCGACTGGTCGTCGACCCCCGCCACGGTCGACGTGACGGCCGCCTACGCCAAGAACGGCCGATCGGCCACCCAGACTCTCCCTCACGACCTGGCGAGCGACCTGCGGCCCTTCGTGGAGCAGGGGCCCCAGGGGGAACCCGTATTTCCGCTGCCGGCCGACAGAGGGGCGGAGATGCTCCGGGTCGACCTGGAGGCCGCAGGCATCCCTTACGTCGACGAGGCTGGACGCTACTTCGACTTCCACAGCCTGAGATGTCAGACCGCGACCATGCTGGACGCCGCAGGGGTGACTCCCCGGGTCGCTCAACGGATCATGCGGCACAGCACGCCCGGCCTGACCGACCGCTACACCCGGCCCAGGGCCGAGGACGTCGAACGGGCCGCCCTCTCGATGCCGAGTTTGAGGCCCGGAAAGGGTGGTGACGGAGAACCCATCAATGATCCCCTTTCCGCGTATTTGCCGTGCGCAGGGGACGCTGCCGGTCTCACCCCGTCCCATGCTGACAAGAGGACGATTTCGGATGAGCAACCGAGCATGAAGCTCGGACCCAGTAAAACAAGGGCTTCTGACGCTCCTTGTCCTACGGGGTCGGCTTCTGTCGCGAGTGACCGGGCTGGGACTCGAACCCAGGACCAACGGATTAACTTACCTCATCGGCTCTCGCCGACCGCCGCCCTTCCGAAGGGAGGAGCGGGTTGA
- a CDS encoding RsmB/NOP family class I SAM-dependent RNA methyltransferase — protein MSRSNSRPPRRGPSSTGPKPKSRPPAERAEARPEPRHQTSSRGKTMPALAALIAAIAPKVLRDVLDNGKRLESAIVEAQGEDAGKRATRSDRKLINQSLASLVRWWGWIEPLRLVHVEEQLLLAWLLDSAELPAVPRIWASKSARLHSSLFVGGDAPNWTARAETLKRFVAGRAVAADPWMLFPAWLRDELPLPPGDESPKLRRLAFLHAVQAPPSLWTAVRGKPAKDVWNELREAGHKPWIQRKLESAARLDRDADLRPIESFLEGSLIVEDLGSQAVAKVCDPDPGERWWDLGEGSSLLALGLADEMRGKGTIISTFEHEPARRSAALKLRKTPYRNVAAKAWDGRHAPGKPGTFDGVLVSPPSSGVGSWRRHPEVRWIVKKDQLAELAERQKQLLNLAAAAVKPGGVIVYTVGTATLRETSKLIEEFLQEHSDFRLDPFPHPLDEDDTPGTLQLWPQLHDCETRFIARLVRTTKPAGS, from the coding sequence ATGTCCCGCAGCAACTCACGTCCCCCTCGTCGCGGTCCCTCCTCGACCGGCCCGAAGCCGAAGTCTCGCCCGCCGGCGGAACGGGCTGAGGCTCGCCCTGAACCTCGACACCAGACCTCTTCTCGCGGCAAGACGATGCCGGCGCTGGCGGCTCTCATCGCCGCGATCGCGCCTAAGGTTCTCCGCGACGTCCTCGACAACGGCAAGCGTCTCGAATCGGCGATCGTCGAGGCGCAGGGGGAAGACGCCGGCAAGCGGGCCACGCGGTCGGACCGAAAGCTGATCAACCAGTCGCTGGCGTCGCTCGTCCGCTGGTGGGGCTGGATCGAGCCCCTCCGACTGGTGCACGTCGAGGAGCAATTGCTCCTCGCCTGGCTGCTGGATTCGGCCGAACTGCCGGCCGTCCCGCGGATCTGGGCCAGCAAATCGGCCCGCCTCCACTCCAGCCTGTTCGTCGGCGGCGACGCCCCTAACTGGACGGCTCGCGCTGAGACGCTCAAGCGGTTCGTCGCCGGCCGCGCCGTGGCCGCCGACCCCTGGATGCTCTTCCCCGCCTGGCTTCGCGACGAACTCCCCCTGCCTCCCGGCGACGAATCGCCCAAGCTCCGGCGTCTGGCGTTCCTGCACGCCGTTCAGGCTCCACCCAGTCTGTGGACGGCAGTGCGCGGCAAGCCAGCGAAAGACGTCTGGAACGAACTGCGCGAAGCGGGCCACAAGCCCTGGATCCAGCGTAAGCTCGAATCCGCCGCCCGACTGGATCGCGACGCCGACCTCCGGCCGATCGAATCGTTCCTGGAAGGCTCGCTGATCGTCGAGGACCTGGGCTCTCAAGCCGTCGCGAAGGTCTGCGACCCCGATCCCGGCGAGCGCTGGTGGGATCTGGGCGAGGGCTCCAGCCTTCTCGCCCTCGGCCTCGCCGACGAGATGCGCGGCAAGGGGACGATCATCTCGACCTTCGAGCACGAGCCGGCCCGACGCTCGGCGGCCCTGAAGCTCCGGAAGACCCCGTACCGGAACGTCGCCGCCAAGGCCTGGGACGGCCGCCACGCCCCCGGCAAGCCCGGCACGTTTGACGGCGTTCTCGTCTCCCCACCCAGCTCGGGCGTGGGCTCGTGGCGGCGGCACCCGGAGGTGCGCTGGATCGTCAAGAAGGATCAACTCGCCGAGCTGGCGGAGCGTCAGAAGCAGCTTCTGAACCTGGCCGCGGCGGCGGTCAAGCCCGGCGGCGTCATCGTCTATACCGTGGGCACAGCCACCCTCCGCGAGACGTCCAAGCTCATTGAGGAATTCCTCCAGGAGCATTCGGATTTCCGCCTCGACCCGTTCCCGCACCCCCTGGACGAGGACGACACGCCGGGCACGCTCCAGCTCTGGCCGCAGCTCCACGATTGCGAGACCCGTTTCATCGCGCGTCTCGTCCGAACGACGAAGCCGGCCGGTTCCTGA
- a CDS encoding CHC2 zinc finger domain-containing protein, which translates to MPSTSVPKVPRERLDWDAMKGGVDEEAVAAALLGEPARQDASGLWWVCPFHPDRNPSFVVRHGGWKCFGCGARGDAVDLVMQLEGRLFPDAARRAVELSGGFGTFEPSSYRPKVVQAAARPPASPSGLPAGEAARVVEAAVARLWTPAGAEALAYLQRRGLEDETIRSARLGFADPVMVPTRDGDRTFRASGVVVPWFDGGRLALVKVRRLDDGRPKYVEAYRAAPGTFPSPEAIRPGRPLVIVEGEFDAMLLDQLIGDFASVVTLGSASSKVDPGVLARLLRNPRWYVAHDADPAGEAAAAPWLNLAWAARVRPPTPAKDWTDAHGLGCNVVRNHWLRAIREAPRPTWGELESWSWGESSEVEDLEGWN; encoded by the coding sequence ATGCCCTCGACGTCGGTCCCGAAGGTCCCTCGCGAGCGTCTCGATTGGGACGCCATGAAAGGCGGCGTCGATGAAGAGGCTGTGGCGGCCGCATTGCTGGGCGAACCGGCTCGGCAAGACGCTTCGGGCCTCTGGTGGGTGTGCCCGTTCCACCCCGACCGCAACCCGAGCTTCGTCGTCCGCCACGGCGGGTGGAAATGCTTCGGATGTGGGGCGCGTGGGGACGCGGTGGACCTGGTCATGCAGCTGGAGGGCCGTCTCTTCCCCGACGCAGCCAGGCGGGCCGTCGAACTCTCGGGGGGCTTCGGGACGTTCGAGCCGTCGTCCTACCGCCCCAAGGTCGTGCAAGCCGCCGCGCGGCCCCCGGCGAGTCCGTCCGGGCTCCCCGCGGGCGAGGCCGCCAGGGTCGTGGAAGCGGCCGTCGCACGGCTCTGGACGCCGGCCGGGGCCGAGGCTCTCGCCTACCTGCAACGCCGCGGCCTGGAGGACGAGACGATCCGCTCGGCCCGGCTGGGGTTCGCAGATCCGGTGATGGTCCCGACGAGGGACGGCGACCGGACGTTCCGGGCGTCGGGGGTCGTCGTCCCATGGTTCGACGGGGGCCGGCTGGCGTTGGTCAAGGTCCGCCGCCTGGACGACGGCCGGCCGAAGTACGTCGAGGCCTACCGGGCCGCCCCCGGGACCTTCCCCTCCCCGGAGGCGATCCGGCCGGGCCGCCCCCTGGTGATCGTCGAGGGCGAGTTCGACGCGATGCTGCTGGACCAACTGATCGGCGACTTCGCGAGCGTCGTCACGCTCGGCTCGGCGTCGTCGAAGGTCGACCCGGGCGTCCTGGCTCGGCTGCTCCGGAACCCTCGCTGGTACGTCGCCCACGACGCGGACCCGGCCGGGGAGGCGGCGGCCGCGCCCTGGCTGAATCTCGCGTGGGCCGCCCGCGTCCGGCCGCCTACCCCGGCGAAGGACTGGACCGACGCCCACGGGCTGGGATGCAACGTGGTCCGCAACCACTGGCTGCGAGCGATCCGGGAAGCCCCCCGGCCCACCTGGGGCGAACTGGAGTCCTGGAGCTGGGGCGAATCGAGCGAGGTCGAAGACCTGGAAGGTTGGAATTGA
- a CDS encoding helix-turn-helix transcriptional regulator yields MNAVSEFPSALLTVEQVAERLSVSTRTVFRMAASGEFPSGFRVRNLRRWRSKDVDEAIARMASRPAR; encoded by the coding sequence ATGAACGCCGTCTCTGAATTCCCATCCGCTCTGCTCACCGTCGAGCAGGTCGCCGAACGCTTGAGCGTCAGCACGCGGACAGTGTTTCGGATGGCCGCGTCCGGCGAGTTTCCGTCGGGCTTCCGCGTCCGCAATCTGCGTCGTTGGCGGTCGAAGGACGTCGACGAGGCCATCGCCCGCATGGCGAGCCGGCCGGCCCGCTGA
- a CDS encoding sigma-70 family RNA polymerase sigma factor, whose amino-acid sequence MATQVRALSGRWWQPLTEDQKQMAERYAWLPRNVASWFMTRWSSPEDREAHGTMGLIYAASSFKPEKGFGFYGYATFCIKAEITYARARGLEGLVRVPRKAEEAGLGVQVVWGSTSIGVDGSDLLSAIEDRREGPRIDSESRIRFQRAVQSLPARQRRAVRLRYIKGMRRKDVARELGVSTRYTNRLIQEALQRLSTSHSLAELAS is encoded by the coding sequence ATGGCGACGCAAGTACGCGCCCTGAGCGGCCGCTGGTGGCAACCGCTGACCGAAGATCAAAAGCAGATGGCCGAGCGATACGCCTGGTTGCCGCGGAATGTGGCTTCCTGGTTCATGACCCGGTGGTCGTCCCCTGAAGACCGCGAGGCGCACGGGACTATGGGACTAATCTACGCGGCTTCGAGCTTCAAGCCGGAGAAGGGATTCGGCTTCTACGGATACGCGACGTTCTGCATCAAGGCTGAGATCACCTACGCCCGCGCCCGCGGGCTGGAAGGCCTGGTCCGAGTCCCTCGGAAGGCCGAAGAGGCGGGGCTCGGGGTGCAGGTCGTCTGGGGGTCGACGTCGATCGGCGTCGACGGTTCCGACCTGCTCTCTGCGATCGAGGATCGGAGGGAAGGTCCGAGGATCGACTCCGAATCGCGGATCCGGTTCCAGCGCGCCGTCCAGTCGCTCCCGGCCCGCCAGCGTCGCGCGGTGCGGCTCCGCTACATCAAAGGCATGCGACGAAAAGACGTGGCTCGCGAACTCGGCGTCTCGACTCGCTATACGAATCGCCTGATACAGGAAGCGCTCCAACGACTGTCCACGTCTCACAGCCTGGCCGAACTGGCTTCCTGA